DNA from Kogia breviceps isolate mKogBre1 chromosome 3, mKogBre1 haplotype 1, whole genome shotgun sequence:
TTACCACCAAAAAACATTGATTCCAATTCAGGAGATGAtctcaaccttagccactggttATGGCACTTTCCCTGCTTGCTTTTCTTCCTGGGTCCACTCCAGGATGCCTGGATATTCTTCAACTGACAAGCACCCTATTGGCTCCTGTGTTGTATCTCACACAGTGTGAAGCCATTTGCCGAAAAACAAATAAGAGCTCAAGAAACTGGAATGGGGAAATCAGACACGAAAGTGTCATGTAAGAAAGGCTGAAATGAAATGCTGCAATAACAAGACAAAATCAGAAGCTCAGATTCCTGGCCCATTTTGGCCATCGCCACCCCAGAAGCCCCTCCTGCCATCTCCCATCTTGAGAATTAGCATCTCACAGCAGCCCAAGAAATGATGTAATaacacctgctgtgtgcctggaCCCTCTAGACTCCTGGCTGTCTGGAAGACCACTTGTTTTCCATGTCAGGAGGGTATCACAGAGTTAAGAAATGGTTCAGACTCGAGGGTGGATCCCTTTCTCTTCAGACCTGGGACTGGGCAGTGACCATTCCCTCTACTTACACAGAATACCCCCAGCCCCCTTCAGAAGGCTACAGCGTGTCACGCTTTGTAAATCGCTTTACAATGAGGTGAGCGAACGTTATCAAGTAAAAAGCCTTCATTCTGACAACTTCAGTACTTTCttgatttctgattttttgttgcattggtctGGCATTGGTGGTAGGactgaatttttgttttactttcagaACTTGGCTTTGGTGTTGTTAAATTATTTGGATGTAGATAAAGGAATATATCAGTGGGATTCAACAAATGAGTAAAATAATTGACTTCCCTGGAATCTCTCAGGACTTTTCCAACTCTAACATTCAGTGTCTGTGATTCTAAGTCTGGCAATATTGCTCTGGGTCGAGGGTGAGAGCAATGGAAATGTAAGAACCAAAGAAGAATCctaaattaaattacattattgAATTTGCAGGGAGCCATTAGGGAATTCCACGTGtcaatgttaatatattttacatcacTGGAAACAGTGTTTAGTTAGGTATAAACGATGTTCACTGCAACCGTCTTTGTAAaattcacaaaacaaacaaagaaaaaaccaaaacctaaaaatattcaaaatgccTCACCCAGGGGAATTCATTCAGTTGGCAGGCTATACAACCATTAAAATTGATGGTTATTAATATTATGTATTCCCATGTTATTAAAATATGGGGAAATGTGAGAAATGCTTATGATATAATGCTGGGGAAAAGcaagatatacaaatatatgtatactgattataattatggaaaatattgaaaaaataaattgattattttaatatatgcataggaaaacataaaaaaaaccattttattaCATAGTTGTAATATTTTTACAGTAAGGACTAAATTtctaaatgaaacagaatagaacaaAACCAAATACATATTTAGAAATCAATATAAATCTCTCCATAAATGCCACCATTTCTCACTGCAGTGAAATTCCAAgtaattattttatatgatttattCAGCATCTGTCATTTTAAGAATTGAATAATGTTTGGCTCCACAGCAAGGAATAATTAGCAGTATAATTAATCAAATTGCTGTTTATATTTCTGTGTCAAAgttaatcattttcattttcttgttttatgggAGGGGTTTGCCTCTTATTAAAGCCGATAGCCTCCACAAGTAAATTCAAATGCATTTCATAGGTTTAAATTGTACAAACTTGGTATCACAGCTGAAATCTACAGTCAGGACTCTCACCTTACTGACAGCTGGAACAAAGGCAAAGCACTTGCACCTAAACTAAACAGGACTATTTTCAGAACTCCCATTCATTCAGCGAGTTATTCTTCTGTGTTGGGGACAGGAATCACTGCATATACACCACCTGGACTAATCTGATAGTCCTCACATTTCATCCTTGCCTATTCTTCCTTACTCTCCCCTGCCCAGTCCCTccccagcaacacacacacacacacacacacacacacacacacacacacacacacacacacacacacacacacacacacacacacaaggatgaGAACTGTTGGCATCTTCCAGGCAGTCACAGAAATATATGGTTCAGACTGACTCATCCATTGAACAAAGGAGGGTTGGATAGtaatttgtcagttttttttcccccccgatATGAAGTCCACATCAGGAATCTTGAGACAGATCCGTTATTTCAGGTGGTTGTTGTGGTTATTTTGTAGCTGACATAAATATCACTGCACCCAGGGTGATAGGGACCTTTTCAATAAGCATTTTATTGTTACACACAGACCTTCAGTCTGTCTATCaaacaaaggtaaataaataatatatatgttgaCATTTCCAAGTGGGCAGACCCTTGCAGCTCTGTGTTTCGCTATGGCAGATCTAGTGGGGGAGTTGAGATGTTGTGTTTTCCTGTTGTGTGAAACAGTTCTTGGCTGTAATGTCTCTCCAAGGAGCTGCTCTAATTAATGTAAAACACTCTAGTTACTACTTAATAAATACTAAGCTTCCTCTAAGTGGCACAAAATTAAGATCCTTTATTGAGCAGTTTCTCTATATGCTACTATGTGGTGGAATCGTTGGACCAATGCACTGTATTTcagaaaggaggggagagaaataaatagcaaaagcagtttgGAAACACTTGTTTCTGCAAACCAACAATTCTTTCTGCACTGTGTACCTTAGTAAACCCCGTCAACAGGGAACACTCTGGGGAAGAAATTAAttgagtaaataaaaatatacagtctGCAAAGCATGAATCAGAATCACAATGTCTCCAAACAACAGATACTTAAAGAATGCTTTTTATCTGTGAGCTTAATCTGCTCTAATTAATGCTCTGAGTTTGTTCCTTCAAAAGCTTGCAGctgatttgacatttgcagaCATAGGCAAAAGGAGGCTGCCTCCAAAGAACCCTTTGTTCGTGTATTCTTGAAAATTTCTGGAAGGAAAATCTTCTAAGGAAGGTTTTATTTAGCCAATTACAATTTGTCAtggatattttctaattattttcttattttactgtcCTGATCAGTTTATTGCTTGTTATTGATTCTGGTGAGTTTGATAGCTTACGGTTATAAAACAACCAACTATTTCTTCAGTATCTTTTTTGTAGCTGTAGATCTGAGCTACCTCCTGTCCCCTGCTCCAGACACCAATCCCACAAATTAAATGAAGAATAGTGTCAAATATAACCTGACAAATCTTGAAGCTGAAATGAAAAGCATTCAAAGTTTGAATGCATCTGGAAAAAGTGCCAGGcacgtttttaaaaatacaaaataaaaccctCCATATACTTCCTCCTTCAGATCAGATCTCATTTAGACTACAGGTTTAAGGAAAACTGGTTCATTCCTCTGCAGTCACACCTCAAAAGCTGAGAAGTCTGCTGCTTTATTTTGCCCTGTTCTGTCTGTAGAAGCAGCTCTAACAGCACTGTAAGCTTTCTAAGATGTTGGCACATAAAAATCTATAAAGtccatcaaaacaaaaatatcgGCCATTGAAGACACAGGACAGAAGTAGTGCCACAAGATTATCTCAATTACCACAGACACATGTGGCTTCCTCCCCTGCCCCGAAAATGGGAAATGAAAATGTAAGAAGATTCTGACTTGGAAATTCTAACCAAAGAATGTCTCATCTCCTGATTTTTACTTAACAAGTTTACCATCATGGTGCTCAGATAGGGTTGCTGTCAGAaagtggtgtgtatgtgtgcacgtgtgcctgttagagggagaaagagaacagTACTGAGCAGGTGAGGTTGAAAGCTTAGCTTTCAAGTCTGCTGTGACACCAAGGACCAGATATTAGTTGAAAGAAGTAAACTGGACGACCCAGACGCGATTCTGGTCTTTGGAAACAAGCCGTTTATGTAATCCGTGCCAAGCAAGGAGGTAAGAGGCTAGGAGATGTGTGATATAATGATATTTATATTGATGTAGATAAAGATTTGTTTAAATCAAAGTTATTGTCTCAGAACTGAGTGTCAGTTGACCACCAAGAGCTCCTTGAGAATCCTGAGGCCCACATCGCCACCCCCACtcactttcttcccttcccccattttTTCAGAAGCCAGAGGATGCCCGCTGCATCTTGCACTGTAGTGCAAACAGATCCCCGCAAAGAGAGAGGaagataaaatgaatttaaattccaAAGGGGTTCCAGTGCCGGTTTCCTAGTCCCCGAGTCAGCAATGTGTTTGTGAAAATTCAGCCTTTTTGTCTCCCAGTAAAAAGGAGCTAAATCTACATCGGTGGCCCAGTCTCGGGTTGCTATTCTTTGCATTTTCTATTCGAGTGAATGAGAGTGAATGAAGTGGCCAGGACCCTTCATTTGATCTACTCAATTGCATAAAGTGACAGAATTctaatatatttgtttaatgCTCTTCAATGGGCTTTCACTTTTTTGCTTGCAAATGAAGCATCCGTGGGCAAAGTTTCATCCCCCTTTAACACCGGGACATATTTCATAACTCAGCCCGTAGTTTGAAGTGATCTTGAGAGGAGTTTTAGACTCAAAAAGTGGGAAATAAAGAAACAGATGTGAAGTTATTGTAAATTCCTAGAGTGGGCTCTGGGGCTATTGTGACCCCACGGCGGGCGGTCCAGGGGCTGCGCCTTTCATGCTGTAATTGAAACATATTAATTAGATAATTTGTTGTTAGTTTAAACGAAACAAATGCATCCCCTTTGAGGCTGCACAGCCGGTGGGttggattgttttttgttttgtttttgtttgggtgTCTTTGTGCATATGTggctttaggagaaaaaaaaattaactgacaTTTATATGAAGAATTGGAGAACAGATCCTGATCCTTGCCATTTCTTAAATGGATATCTTTTTACAGAGGGAGTTTCCATGTGCAAAAGTATAAACCATCCCTGAGCACTGCCGCCCCCACCACCCCAAACCTTGCATAAACTAACGTAAAACCTTCTGTTAGAAGCACTCCGTTGGATTCTTTCCCCCTCCCACCTACCAGCTGCATCCCACTTGAGCACCTGGCCAGATTTATGTTTTCATCTATTTTAAAGGCGTTAAACTTGCTGCTGTAATAGTTAAGCTATTCCGAGGATTATTTACTAGTACTGCTCTCTTGCTAGTCTTGAGGCTTCTTAagacacacaccccccccccccacaaacccAGGCAATAGGAACAGTGGGAACTTCAGCAGCTTCTCTCTCAAGAAAGTGTACAAAACTCATCCATTGTGTAAGCATTTCCCCAAATCACAGAGAAAGCCACTTAAAAACATAGTTGAGCACAGAAGCATGTTAAAAACCAAAAGTAACAGAATAGCCCAGTTTCCAAGGCAAAAACCTAACTTAAGATAAATCAGTACTGTCcaaatttacagaacagaaaataatataactaAACTCCCTTCTCATGATGAGATCCCGAACAGACACCTCACTGCACCGTGTTgtctcttccagttttattttaaagctgtGTGTATTGACTTTGGACTTGAGCCAGGTGAAAAGATTTAACATGACAAAGAGAGCCATTGAAGGTATCCTAGTTATAAACTTCCTTATTTGTGGGGTACTTCAGCTAAACTAGGTGCAAGTCTCAAAGCTGGGGATGGAGTGGGGTGGAGGCATGTGTGTTTGGGCTGCCTTTGGATTCCTGATCAAGGTCAAAATATCATCAATGGATTTTTTACTTTACTCATTCAACTTTATCTGAGAAAAGATGCCTGCAGTGGTGAAAGGAGGACTCACAATGCCcaagttatttcattctttgcaaTGCACCATGACGAACTTACCAGCTGAAAAGCACATTTTCAAATACTGAGTTGAAATCACTCGTTTACTAAAAATCGGAAATAGGACCTGCGTCTTATTTACCTCCATTtattaaatgtgtgtatgtacacatcaCTTGCCTCTGAATTCTACTGCTACTACTAGGAAGAGTATTTTACCTGACTATCTAagctgaaaatttaaaacatgtttgaGACCCATGTTAGTCCTTTATGCTTCCTTCATCCCCAGTTCAAATTCAGTGTTAGTGAATTCCAGGAGGTTAGAATATTCCAGAGAtggctttaattttattttgcaggaagtaatgaaaatgtatttcactttttaaaaatgtagatgatTTCTGGTTGAGAACAAAGTTTCAAGAGTTTCCTGGCCCAGGGTGGGTAAGTTTTCCAGGCTTTCTTTAGCTGATCGTGTTGATATAATTGTGAATTGGGCTTGATGAATGAGTTTAGTTGTCCCCTGTCTGACGAGCTTTAGTGGCTTCATGCATTTTAATCAGTccaatgattcatttattttccgccttttttttttttttggctgtgtgtgggatccttcctttaaaaaaaatggtcacaATAGGATTAATTACCCTTTGCATTAAtcctaaaaatgtttttcagataACCCTCTGAACATATAAAGGTCACAGGTGCTAAGGGTTCTCCTTGTGGAGTATAGTGATGATGATTTCTGTGTGGGTTTCTCTGTGTTGCACAAGGTCTCTTGTTTAATCATTTTACACAGTAAAGTGTTAATCACCAtttaagtttttctttgtcttgtaaCTCCATTAGTTGAATATACACCTCACTCTGGAAATATTGTGACCctttcaataaagttttaattGGCCTTGAGCCATACATTCTTGGCAAACTTTAATTCTCTGCAAAAATctgaagaaaagcaaatactCAGAGTCAAGCATTTAAAGTAACTTCCTTCgcttctttaaaataaacacaccaAACATTATTTTCCCAGATGAAGGAGTAAAGAGAAATCTGTTCAATTAAAAGTGAACAGGTTTCTCTACAAGCTAGGTGAACTTTTAAGTagcttctgaaaaagaaaatttcaacgATTGCAATAATTAAAAGGAGCAAGGAAATCAAGGTCCACTGCAAATAAGATGCATCAGAATATAAGTATTGGGTAAGCAAGTTTGCCTTTACGCTTTATATCTCCATATCGCCTCTACCTGGTTTCTGTAGAAGTCTTACATTTATATAAGTGCtgtatattttgtaaaatgtatacTTAAAGATAGTCAAAATACATATAAAGTTACTCATTTTTCATTAACAGTTTTTCTTTTAGCACCACACCTGTGCACTTGATCTATACTAGAAATAGTTTGTTTCATCTTTCTCTCTGGGCAAATATCTTCAAGAGTCCATCTGCTTAATTTCTTCCCAGTCTGCAAGTACATAAGAGgaggtttgttttaaaaataagttatgaaaaagacaaacaactcagACAATGTATTGCAGAAAGCATGCTTAGAGAAGCAATGCATCTATCTTTGGTAAAGTTACTGTTTGTAGCAACTCTTCAAAAACACACGAAACTAAAATTtgcatttacatattttaatgagaaaatattatttgGACTAGGTTCATAATTTAACGTAGacacctttttaaaattctttgtcttAAAACAGGCATGCTGGGAACAAGAACATCAATATTTAAAATGCCATGCTAATTCTGTacagggagggagaaaaatgaaaggtaaaaattgtaCAGCTCTGATGACActacaacttttttttaacttaagcagGTCACACCAGAACAACAGTTCATTTTCCAGCAAATTACCTAAGACTCTAAAGGAATATAGCAAACAAAAGTGCATTTTACACAGTGTATAATCATTCCTATTCACAAGCATTTACATCTCTTTGCAGCCCTTTAGCTTCTCGGAAAAGTTCTTGTAGCAAACAGAAAGGCTTGTCCATGGGAGACCTATCCGGTGACACCTCCTTCATGTTACCAGTCAGCTTATCTAAGTTCTTCTAGGGTTGCCCTTGATGCTTTCTTAGTTTggacttttttcattttctttctttctttttttccttccagcaataaaataaatagctaaaaaGGTCTCTAAGTAATCGGAAAGTTAACATCCCAATTAACTTTCCCAtcccccccctttccctcccctaaACCTGGCCAGAAATGCAGAGTAAACATTCACATTACAACAGGTACTTGTAAAGTGGGCTTTTGCCCGCTCGCCCGCCAAGCACTACAGATTCAAGTTCACTGTTTACGTTTTACCGGGCGCTTTGTAAACATACAAggttgacttttagttttattttgcttgtgtTGAGGACAAACGTCCCCTTCCCAGGTTGGTAGCCTCTCCCCTACACTCCCAGCGCCTGGAGCCACGGTCaggaaacaaaaccccaaacaagaAAACTCCGCAGAAGCCGGGGAGGCAGGGCCGCTACTCCGGGAGGCTGTGGTCCGCCCAGCCCCTGCCGGATGGGCGGGGGCGAGGAGGGTAGGAAGCCAGTGGTCCCTTTTCGCGGCAGATTTCCAAGACGTAAACAGAGATCTGGCTCTCCGCTGTGCGTCTGCAGCCCTCAGGGAAGATCTGTTCCAGGAAACCTCCGAGGCGGTTTCTCTGGGCTTGGAACTAACGgcgccgcgtccggagcctcgCGGATCCGGGCCGAGCTTAGACGCGCCCCTCTTCGAGACTGCGGGAGGCAGGGTTTTCCCCTGCCTCTTCAGTGGGAGGGGGATTTCGGGGGCCCCGGGAATGGGACGACTTGGCTCAGGTGCCCCCTGCCTAACCCCTCTTGCGGGCGAGGACAACTCCCACGCGCCTCCAGGCCCATCTGCAAGTTTGTGTTTCGTCTCCTGGGTCCAAAACAGAGTTCTCATGGGGGAAGAGAGGGTTGGCCGAAGGTGAACTGGACAAGTTAGGGTGGCGGTCCCAGATGGGGAGGGCAGGACTGGGAGCCGGGGAAGGCGAGTGAGCTGCGGGGAGGGGGACAAGACGGGGCGCCGGCCTCTGCGGGTCAGTGCACCGCCACTGAGTGCAGGGCGGAGGCCGGGCTGGTGAGCGTTTCGCTGGGAGTGGCGGGGCTGCTTTGGCTGGTGGCTGTTTGAGAGGACGTGGGGCTGAGCGAGGGCGGCGAGTTCGAGAGCAGGGTGGGGATGGGCGCGGGCAGCGCGGGCAGCGCGGGCACTGCGGCCGGCGTGGGCTTAATGGGCACGGGAATGGCGGGCAGCGTCTGGCCCGCTGCGTGGCACAGAGGCTTCAAGGGCACGCCGTAGGCGCTGTAATCGCCGCTAGCCATGGAGATGGGGGTGGCCGAATCGATCATGCCCGCCGAACCGTACACGTGCGGCCAGCCAGTACCCAGCGAGCTGCCCATGGTAGTCAACTGGTTGGGGAGCGGGTAGGCGGCGGGCACGGGCTGCATGGCGGAGAAGGCCAGTCCCCCAGGCATCTTGTACTCGCGCGCGATGATATTCTCGATGGCGAAGGGATGCTTGAAGCCCGACGGCTGCGCCACGCCGCCCAGGTTGTAGGCGGCGGCGGGCATCTGCGGCAGGTGCGTGCCCGAGGCCGCCAGCGCGCTGAGGCGCAGCTTGGCCTGCTGCTGCAGGTACTGCGCCGCGTCAGCGGGCTTGCTGGGCGCCAGGTGGTCCGACTTGAGCACCTTGAAGCGCTTGCGGCGCCTCAGGAAGCTGCCGTTCTCGAACATGTCCCCGCAGCTGGGGTGCAGCGCCCAGAAGCTGCCCTTGCCGGGCTGGTCCGGCCGCCGCGGTATCTTGATGAAGCAGTCGTTGAAGGAAAGGTTGTGGCGCAGGCTGTTCTGCCAGCGCTGCGTGTTCTCCCGGTAGTAGGGGAAGCGGTCCATGATGAACTTGTAGATCTCGCTCAAGGGCAGCATCTTTTCGGGCGAGCTCTGGATGGCCATGGCGGTCAGCGAGATATACGAGTACGGCGGCTTCTGGTCGCTGTACGTGTTGCGGCCGGGCCGAGGCATCTTCTTCTTTTGCCCCTTTCTAGCTCTGGGTCCGCGCGGGCCTGCTCGGATCTGGGAAGGGGGGAAGATAATGGGGGGAAGGACGTGGTTGCACAGACACCGCGAGGTCAGAGAACAGACTTCGGGAGTGGCGAGTAGGGGGCTTCGGCGCCGGATCAGCCAGCGCCTGAGCTCTTTAGCCAGCAACTTCGCGTGTCGAGTTGGGGGCGGCCAGGGGACGAGGGAGGGGAAGCCCGCGAGCGGCGCGATGGTAGCCTGGAAGTAAGCTCGGACCGGGAGCGGGGACTGGGGGTAGGGATGCAACCGAGAGCGGCTCACCTTAAAGTTGCCCCAAGTTGCGCGTCCGCATCCGGGATGGCGCTGCTGCTCGCCGAGTCCCTCCCGGCGCGCAGCCGGGGCGCAGTGTCCTGCCTCGGCTGGGCTCCACTCGTTCCTGAGCTCCGCAGCTCAGACCCGCAGCGCCCCGCGCCGCCCGGTCCGTGGCGCTTCTGGCCGTAAGCTCCGCGGGCGGCCGAGCTCGGCGGCGGAGTCCCGGCGCGGACACTGGCAGCGGCGGCCTCGGGGCTCCGGAGGGCGCTGCTGTGGGCTCTGCGGTTCCACTGAGCTAGGTGGCTGCCTCCATGTCCTCCCTCGAACCATCTGATAGTTTTAAGCGGTGACAGGAGCAGAAAAGACCCCTGTAGCGGCGCTTCATTAATGTGCCACTTCTTAGCTATCATATGACAATCGccttgggggaggaggaagaggagggggagcgGGGGATGCAGAGGGAGGGTACTGAGCGAGAGGGGAGAGCCTGGCcagctctgatttctttcacacCTATTTACATGGACACCTTGGCCAATAGGAATCACTTCCAGCTCCAGACTGGGCGAGGGGGAAGAGCCTCGGCCACCGGCGGGGAGCAGGACGCGCGGGCCAGAGTGCGCGGTGTGAAGGTATGAGGAGGCGCCGGCCGCGGAGCGGGGATTCAGGCGACCACTCACATTCACAGACCGAGCCGCTGCGCAGATGATGTTTGACATGGAAATTGCTTGGCCGGGGTATTTTGTTTCCTCTGCAGTGTATCGGGTTTGTATTGTTAGCTAAACTTCAGGCACGGCTTTCCCCTGAAGCTGACCCTTTTCCTGCTCTTGGCATTACCCGGGGCTGGTTGCATGGGTTATTGTAATGAAAATACACCCTTCCTCCACTCCTCCAAGAGGCAGGTCAAAGTTTGATTTGACCTTCCTAGGCTGCTGCCTTAGTCCAGCACAGTGGGTGTGTAGCTTTAAGTGATGgggtttaaaaatacaaaaatataaccGGACAGACCCTTGTAAGAGCCCATTTTGTATCTAAGTGTATtggccaaatttaaaaaaaaaattaagtggtgTATCTGGGCAAATAAGCAAGGTCTTCAACTTTAAAAGTCCTCCAGGAATTTGGTAACCAGACACAGGATGGAGGCTCTGGGCTGTTGGGGAAGACGTCATGTGGACCTGGGCAGGGCCTGAGTTTGGTTGACACACTTTATCAAGCTCGAGGTCTCTCGCTCCCCAGGTGGTTCGAAACTTAGGAGTTAGGCGTGGCCTGGAAGTTTGCATTTTACAGCCGGAactttctcccctcttccccccctttttttttgcataGAAAGAAGTTATTTAGGGTTTAGAGGGCCCAGCAAAAGCTGCCTGCGGCCCTACTAAAACAGAAGTACCTTATAGATTTGCAAAGAACCAGCGGTTTTCCTTTTTGGGGGAGAAGAGAGGATGGGGATGTGCCTGGGGTCACCTTGCCTAGTATGGATGACTTGTTCCCCGGTTTGGATTAGTCTCTGGAGATTCagtgaataataattattattattatcgttGTCATCATCATCTAATTGCTATGAAATAGTGAATCAACCCCGCCTGCTTGCACGCAGTCTACAAGTATAGACGCTAGGCGTTCCCACTGGTTTCTGCACATTCTCCGACCTTTATGGTTTTTAGAAGAAATTCCTCTACCGCGTTGTTAAAAACTCAATAGCAACAGCTCACACTAAATCATCTTCAGTCTGGAAATGTaagaactttttaatttttttcaggaggaggcggtggtggtggtggtggtgggagattTCTGGGTGTGGAGTTTTGATACTTCTAGTGACATTAGAGCATGATTAGTGGAGCTCTTTGGGGTTAGCATAAAAAAGATCTTTAAATGCCTGTGTATTTACGCGCGCGCGCATGTGCGCgcgcacccgccccccccccccccccccccgcattaACCACAGATTCTGAGGTGGTCAGTAACTCACCAAAACGTAACTTAAACACGATGAATTTAGGAGATTAAACAATTTCATTAATATTGAAATGGCCCTCGCGTCTGGGTTGCCTCGCTTGAGATGCAAGCGCACGTTT
Protein-coding regions in this window:
- the FOXB1 gene encoding forkhead box protein B1, coding for MPRPGRNTYSDQKPPYSYISLTAMAIQSSPEKMLPLSEIYKFIMDRFPYYRENTQRWQNSLRHNLSFNDCFIKIPRRPDQPGKGSFWALHPSCGDMFENGSFLRRRKRFKVLKSDHLAPSKPADAAQYLQQQAKLRLSALAASGTHLPQMPAAAYNLGGVAQPSGFKHPFAIENIIAREYKMPGGLAFSAMQPVPAAYPLPNQLTTMGSSLGTGWPHVYGSAGMIDSATPISMASGDYSAYGVPLKPLCHAAGQTLPAIPVPIKPTPAAVPALPALPAPIPTLLSNSPPSLSPTSSQTATSQSSPATPSETLTSPASALHSVAVH